GATCTCGATACCCTCTATGAAGATGCTTCAGCTGGCCTCGAGATCACGGTCGATCTTGAGAACCAAGTGATCATCCGACCCAACGGCAAGCCATCCATTCCTTTCTCTGTTGACCCCTTCCGACGCCATTGCCTTATTAATGGTCTCGATGACATCGGTCTTACCCTTGTCCACCGAGATGAAATTGAGAAgtttgaagagaagaggaccGCCGTATGGCCTTGGCTTGACGGTGTTGGATATGCCAAGAAGGGACAGAAGGTCATCGCTGTGCCGGTTAAGAAGGGCGTCAGGAAGACGGACTGGTAAGGGCAGATTGGAGATAATGGCAGTATTAGTACACGAGTTGTATACAATAAATTTATCACGCATATGCATATGGGACAGGTTTTTATGGGACGCTATGGATTTTAAGATAGTTCCCCAGAAATAAGAGAATCTTTCTGTTTCAGTATGCTCAGCACGTTTTTGTTGATTAATTGTATGGACTAATGAATGCCTTGCTCTGCAATAATGCATGTGGAGTAGTGCGACAGTGGTTACTCGGTTCGATTAGAATTTTGAAATTTCTCATCGAATGCCGTCAGGCGCGCAGGTTCGAGTCCTGCCTGctccttttttccttttttgacCCATGTTTTAAGTTTGTCATCCTGGAATAGCCCTATCTGTGATGGAGCCCTCTCAAGCTGATGTTGTACTGAGCAAGATTGTATCCATGAGGGCAATGTTACAGCAGAGCGAATGGTTTATTACTGCCCATTATTAGTAGCGCAGTGGCCTGCATGCATGATGCCGCTGCATCTGTCAGGAAGGCGGCGGGCGGCCTGTCGCCACAGGAAGGGATTTGCCGATAAACCCCGTTTATGACGTGGCAATTGTGAGGGTATTTTGGTGATGAGAGTGCTTTCGAGTAGTGTTTAGAAAAGTCGAGTAGTAAGCATATTGGCTGGAGAGAGCACGGCATAGTACTCGCGGACACGTACAGACGGACGGAAGATCCCCCTCCCACAGTACGAGTAGCCATTGCCACCTCTTcacttccatcctccaaaaCTATCATCAGAATGTCTTTCAGAACGCACGACCGTGAGTCAGCCCTTTCCTTTTGTTCGACCTTGGCCGCCTCGCTAACTCACTCCTTTATTCAGCCTCAAAACCCATTCATATCCCCACTACTGAGGACGAGGTTCTCCAGTACTGGCGGGATATTGACGCCTTTAAGACTTCCCAAAAACTTTCCGAAGGCAAGCCTGAGTACAGCTTCTTTGACGGACCTCCCTTTGCTACCGGAAAGCCTCATTACGGCCACTTGCTGGCTGGTACCATCAAGGTAAGTATATAGTTAAGCTATAGGATGTACTTACTAATTCTAACCCCAGGACATTGTCACCCGTCATGCCCACTCTACTGGACACCATGTTGAGCGTCGTTTCGGTTGGGACACCCATGGTCTGCCAGTCGAGCACGAGATTGACAAAACTCTCAACAtcaaaggcaaggaagatgtTATGGCCATGGGTATTGACAAGTACAATGCGGCATGCCGAGACATCGTCATGCGCTACTCTAACGAGTGGAAGAGCACTGTCGAAAGGATGGGCAGGTGGATCGATTTTGAAACAGGTTACAAGACCTTAGATCCCACTTTTATGGAAAGTGTGTGGTGGGTCTTCGGGCAactgtggaagaaggaccaAGTGTACCGAGGCTTGAAGGTTATGCCTTACTCTACTGGCTGTACCACTCCTTTGAGTAATTTTGAGGCCGGTGAGGATTACAGGATGACTTCTGACCCTGCCAGTGAGTTTCGTTAGGTAATATTTGGTCTTTCCTGATCAGCATCTAGTTACCGTATCCTTCCCTCTTGCCGATGATCCTACAACGTCTGTTCTTGCGTGGACGACTACGCCCTACACACTTCCCTCCAACCTGGCTCTCTGTGTTAACCCCGAATTTACTTACATTAAGATTCACGACTTTGAACGTGACCAGAACtttatccttctcgaaaGCTTATTAGGTACCGTCTATAAGGAGTATCAAGGTGGCAAGAAGCCGGACCCTAAGAAGGAACCCAAGTTCAAGAAGGTCGGTACGTTTTTGGGTAAAGACATGGTTGGGTGGAGGTATGTTCCCATGTTCGACTATTTCACCGAGCAATACGAGGACCGGGCTTTCCGAATCATTGCCGACACCTATGTTACCGATTCTGATGGTACTGGTATCGTCCATCAAGCCCCTGCATTTGGTGAAGATGACCACCGCATCTGTGTTGCCAACGAGATTGTGCGCGATGACGAGATCCCACCTTGCCCTATCGATGAATCTGGTCGTTTTACCTCTGAAGTTCCTGAGCACCAAGGCAAGCATGTTAAGGAAGCCGACTCGTCTCTCATCAAGGATTTGCAGAAAAAGGGCCGTCTCATCACCCGATCAGATATCATGCACTCGTACCCTTTCTGCTGGAGGTCCGGCACCCCCCTTATCTACCGAGCTATTCCGTCCTGGTTTGTCCGAGTCGCCAACATATCGGATAAGCTCGTTAAGAACAACGAGAAGACTCGATGGGTGCCTGGGGCCATCGGCGAAGGTCGATTCGGTGGTTGGCTGAGGAATGCAAGGGACTGGAACATTTCAAGGAACAGGTACTGGGGTACTCCCATTCCTTTGTGGGTCAGCGAGGACTATGAGGAGATTGTCTGCGTGAGCTCCATTGCCGAGCTCGAGGAACTTTCTGGCCAGAAGGGTATCAGCGATCTGCACAGGGAATCGATTGATGGCATTACCATTCCTTCCAAGCAAGGTAAGGGCGTTCTTCGTAGGATCGAAGAAGTCTTTGACTGCTGGTTCGAATCCGGAAGGTATGCCAATATCTTGCTTTACAATCAGACCCCTTCCTAACCTCTAGTGTAGCATGCCTTATGCTCAGTCACATTATCCTTTCGAAAATGTCGAGCGTTTCCAAAAGAGCTATCCCGCCGACTTCATCTCTGAGGGTATTGACCAAACCCGTGGTTGGTTCTACACTCTTTTGGTTCTCGGTACACACTTGTTCGAGACCGCCCCTTGGAAGAACCTAATTGTGACTGGTCTCGTCTTGGCAGCGTGGGTTCATAGTAGCTATAAATCAATCATGCGCTGActggaaggaaaaa
The nucleotide sequence above comes from Cryptococcus neoformans var. grubii H99 chromosome 1, complete sequence. Encoded proteins:
- a CDS encoding isoleucine-tRNA ligase, coding for MSFRTHDPSKPIHIPTTEDEVLQYWRDIDAFKTSQKLSEGKPEYSFFDGPPFATGKPHYGHLLAGTIKDIVTRHAHSTGHHVERRFGWDTHGLPVEHEIDKTLNIKGKEDVMAMGIDKYNAACRDIVMRYSNEWKSTVERMGRWIDFETGYKTLDPTFMESVWWVFGQLWKKDQVYRGLKVMPYSTGCTTPLSNFEAGEDYRMTSDPAITVSFPLADDPTTSVLAWTTTPYTLPSNLALCVNPEFTYIKIHDFERDQNFILLESLLGTVYKEYQGGKKPDPKKEPKFKKVGTFLGKDMVGWRYVPMFDYFTEQYEDRAFRIIADTYVTDSDGTGIVHQAPAFGEDDHRICVANEIVRDDEIPPCPIDESGRFTSEVPEHQGKHVKEADSSLIKDLQKKGRLITRSDIMHSYPFCWRSGTPLIYRAIPSWFVRVANISDKLVKNNEKTRWVPGAIGEGRFGGWLRNARDWNISRNRYWGTPIPLWVSEDYEEIVCVSSIAELEELSGQKGISDLHRESIDGITIPSKQGKGVLRRIEEVFDCWFESGSMPYAQSHYPFENVERFQKSYPADFISEGIDQTRGWFYTLLVLGTHLFETAPWKNLIVTGLVLAADGKKMSKKLKNYPDPMEVVNKYGADCVRLFLVNSPVVRADNLRFREEGVREILTNVILKWINSLNFYLGQVELFEQTTGDKFVYDHDAKKSTNVMDRWILATCQTLIQHVETEMAAYRLYTVIPKLLDLISDLTNWYIRFNRTRLKGSGGIEDTRAALNTLYEALLTLCLTMSSFTPFTCETVYQALRPTSPAPEDPAQDVRSVHFLPFPKIRAEYFDPTIERQVQRMRAVIDLGRLIRDRKTLKVKMPLKELVIFHHDQEYLDDVRSLESYIAAELNVVNIVYTSDESAVGIKYRATADWPSLGKKLRKDIGKVRSHLPKMSTDECKAFVAEGKIVVNGVELVAGDLVVTRFAEVPTGEVKYDTASDNDVIILLDIRRHPELENMSLLRSLTSRVNKLRKEAGLKPSDKVDIFYEYDAGEEDAIRPAISGNEEYLNKQIGGVPVELSQKGEDKEVLKREVRMKEAEGLGQGERFVLSLALRA